A single region of the Streptococcus macedonicus ACA-DC 198 genome encodes:
- the rpoZ gene encoding DNA-directed RNA polymerase omega subunit, which translates to MMLKPSIDTLLDKVPSKYSLCILQAKRARELEAGAKPTQKFKSVKATLQALEEIESGNVVIHPDPEAKRAAVLARIEAERLAKEEEERKIKEQIAKEKEEGEKI; encoded by the coding sequence ATGATGTTAAAACCTTCTATCGACACTTTGCTTGATAAAGTGCCTTCAAAATATTCACTTTGTATTCTTCAAGCCAAACGTGCTCGCGAACTTGAAGCAGGTGCTAAACCAACTCAAAAATTCAAATCTGTAAAAGCAACTTTGCAAGCACTTGAAGAAATTGAATCTGGTAATGTTGTGATTCATCCAGACCCAGAAGCTAAACGCGCAGCTGTTCTTGCTCGTATCGAAGCAGAACGTCTAGCTAAAGAAGAAGAAGAACGTAAAATCAAAGAACAAATCGCTAAAGAAAAAGAAGAAGGAGAAAAAATCTAA